The following are encoded in a window of Clarias gariepinus isolate MV-2021 ecotype Netherlands chromosome 8, CGAR_prim_01v2, whole genome shotgun sequence genomic DNA:
- the zgc:154058 gene encoding transmembrane protein 150A-like, whose product MVMSGWMILPISLPVLTITGIWVVYAMALYNQHVCPVDNWLYNQSCEEDLPLQRGPTLCCTLDNVPLISKCGTLPPESCFFSLICSTGSFMVMVIVLLHYAHVIERRQNCVLNMASLSTGWICSVGLIMVGNFQVDNAKVLHYVGAGVAFPTSMLFVSVQSALTYRLAKTQGEYSVGHLRLIMTLLAFIALVLSGVFFVQESFVLQHASAIFEWVFCVIIMLFYGTFAFEFASISSNTMMVLARGGALGSNSQDHKIESLSGTNQHQSENMSML is encoded by the exons ATGGTAATGTCAGGGTGGATGATTCTGCCCATCAGCCTGCCCGTCCTCACCATCACCGGCATCTGGGTTGT GTATGCCATGGCCCTGTATAACCAGCATGTTTGTCCTGTGGATAACTG GTTATATAATCAGTCATGTGAGGAAGATTTACCCTTGCAGAGGGGACCAACGCTATGCTGTACTCTGGATAATGTGCCACTTATCAG caagTGTGGCACTTTACCTCCTGAAAGCTGCTTTTTCAGCCTTATTTGCAGTACGGGATCCTTCATGG taATGGTGATAGTTTTGCTGCATTATGCTCACGTGATTGAAAGACGTCAGAACTGCGTGTTAAATATGGCGAGTCTCTCCACTGGCTGGATCTGTTCTGTGGGACTCATCATGGTGGGCAACTTCCAG GTAGATAACGCAAAGGTGTTGCATTATGTCGGGGCCGGCGTGGCCTTTCCTACCAGCATGCTGTTTGTGAGCGTTCAGTCCGCACTCACGTATAGACTGGCCAAGACTCAGGGTGAGTACAGTGTGGGCCATCTGCGTCTCATCATGACCCTGCTGGCGTTCATAGCCCTGGTGCTCA GTGgagttttttttgtgcaggAGAGTTTTGTCCTGCAGCATGCCTCAGCCATCTTCGAGTGGGTGTTCTGTGTCATCATCATGCTGTTTTATGGCACGTTTGCTTTTGAGTTTGCCAGTATCTCCAGCAACACCATGATGGTCCTGGCCAGAGGAGGAGCACTAGGTAGCAACAGCCAAGACCACAAAATAGAATCTCTTAGTGGAACTAATCAGCACCAGTCTGAGAATATGTCCATGCTTTAA